A stretch of Endozoicomonas sp. SCSIO W0465 DNA encodes these proteins:
- a CDS encoding cadherin domain-containing protein has translation MLDLITLSRMGDVNTPAEIGGVDTGAMTEDSDATLTASGTLTISHPDSGQAQFAAGSYSGLYGTVALDAAGNWTYSADNSQPAIQSLGDGDTLSDTVTIQSEGGTDHTLTLTVTGSNDGAVISGTDSGSVSEDSASMLTVSGALSISDVDAGEAQFTAGTINGSYGDLTLDASGNWSYSADNSQPAIQSLNDGETLSDTLTVYSLDGTAHTVTITVNGRDDAPDPVVTEETVLSVLDFEGGVLAEGWSDANGSEIVTLGGPYGVSPYEGEYGLELDNGAGGTPDALYYTVATGQGLSHKVSLRVHERPGGDGSDHVEVVWNGEVLETINPTDAWGEYVVTLPDTGLASTQLAIREVAGQDDGSGPLLDLITLSRVDVVENAPPEFILNGDTYAGLVLDTELVSNGDFATGDDWTLSGTIDVSDALQFGGGGDFSDGVAEHVMPGYPDVNYALSLGYRLGGNPTATGRVEVIDQASGDILVTESFSTDSDSLQTLNLGFTAQSAGNMVIRISDTTEHGAATDLWVDNVSVQAASADNPELATAIANGDIEAYLTQLAIAEDAQPGTVVGQVQASDADGDTLTFSLTDDAGGLFAIDGATGVITVAGVLDYETASSHQLTVRVADPAGAFSEQQYSVSVVDQHEAPDPVVAEETVLSVLDFEGGVLAEGWSDANGSEIVTLGGPYGVSPYEGEYGLELDNGAGGTPDALYYTVATGQGLSHKVSLRVHERPGGDGSDHVEVVWNGEVLETINPTDAWGEYVVTLPDTGLASTQLAIREVAGQDDGSGPLLDLITLSRVDVVENAPPEFILNGDTYAGLVLDTELVSNGDFATGDDWTLSGTIDVSDALQFGGGGDFSDGVAEHVMPGYPDVNYALSLGYRLGGNPTATGRVEVIDQATGDILATEPFSTDSDSLQTLSLGFTARSAGNMVIRISDTTEHGAATDLWVDNVSVQAASADNPELATAIANGDIEAYLTQLAIAEDAQPGTEVGQVQASDADGDTLTFSLTDDAGGLFAIDGATGVITVAGVLDYETASSHQLTVRVADPAGAFSEQQYSVSVVDQNEAPDPVVAEETVLSVLDFEGGVLAEGWSDANGSEIVTLGGPYGVSPYEGEYGLELDNGAGGTPDALYYTVATGQGLSHKVSLRVHERPDYDGTDHVEVVWNGEVLETINPTDAWGEYVVTLPDTGLASTQLAIREVAGQDDGGGPLLDLITLSRENTPPEIILNTDTYNGLVLDTELVSNGHFATGDDWTLSGTIDVSDALQFGGGGDFSDGVAEHVMPGYPDVNYALSLGYHLGGNPTATGQVEVIDQASGEVLATKSFSTDSGSLQTLNLGFTARSAGNMVIRISDTTEHGAATDLWVDNVSVQAASADNPELATAIANGDIEAYLTQLAIAEDAQPGTVVGQVQASDADGDTLTFSLTDDAGGLFAIDGATGVITVAGVLDSETARSHQLTVRVADPAGAFSEQQYSVSVVENTAPDLIVPDDGEVILSVLDFEGGVLASGWTDNNGSEIITLGDAYGGTSPYEGEYALELDNGAGGAPDALYYTVATGQGLNHKVSLWIAERPGYYDSDHVEVVWNGEVLETIDPTTDWGEYVVTLPDTGQLSTQLEIRERGSWMNDGAGPLLDFITLSRDGSIDAPVAHLGVSTDISVLDFEGAVLAEGWTTNNGADISPMAAGENPDYSYGVGIFPYEGGHALELDNDGGGTPDALYYTVDTSQGVSHKLSLWLRARPGYGDSDHVEVVWNGEVLETFDPSIVGWGEHVITLPDTGLASTQLEIREVADQNDGVGPLVDLVTLNRVGIDENAQPGTVVGQVLGTDVDGDSLTYSLIDDAGGLFAIGASTGVITVANALDYETATSHQLTVRVTDPFGASGEQVYVVPVLDDHNTAPDLVVADEIIISRLGFEGGVLAEGWTDANGSEIVSLAGGNPYGIHYYEGEHGLELDNGAGGTPDALYYTVATGQGFSHKVSLHVHERPGYDGTDHVEVVWNGEVVETINPTNSWDEYVVTLPDTGLDSTQLEIREAGDQNDGGGPMLDLITVSRVGSTDQTAALLDSGTNISIMDFEGGALAAGWYDHNGSEIVSMGAGNPYGVSSHEGGHGLELDNGSGGLADGMYYLVDTGQGVSHKLSLWVHERPGYDGSDHVEVVWNNVVIETIDPTNSWGEYVFILPDTGLARTQLEIREVEGQDDGGGPLLDLITLSKLGIEENAQPGTIVGYVQGSDVEGDSLTYSLTDDVGGVFAIDASTGVITVAGKLDYETATSYELTVRVTDSVGDFSEQVYVVPVIDDQNIAPDLIVPDETIISVLGFEGGVLAEGWTDANGSEIVSLEGPYGASNYEGRHGLELDNGAGGTPDALYYTVNTGQGLSHKLSLRVHERPGYDGTDHVEVVWNGEVVETINPTSGWGEYMVTLPDTGLASTQLEIREVADQNDGGGPLLDLITLSQIGGTDQTAALLDVGTNISILDFEGGVLADGWTDANGSEISQLSGPHGASPYEGGHGLELDYGSGGSPDALYYTLETGQGLNHKLSLWIHERPGYDGSDHVEVVWNGAVVETIDPSNSWGEYVVTLPDTGLASTQLEIREVAGQNDGGGPLLDMVTLSREGIAENARPGTVVGQVQGSDPEGGSMTYSLTDDADGLFAIDASTGEITVAGALDYETAPRHQLNVRVTDSAGDFSEQQYAVVVAQESNDRSLALNGTTGQYASTHVDNLPSSAITVEMWIKPGTASYYETLMSWQNINKGPQLQIIAKPVDNEIALEIDALRHNFSLPDVFDGNWHHLALSVDMNSRAIKTYLDGALVNNSDLPPGESLSTGDLNGESLYLGQSPMIHFPSSYAPRENHSYSGEMKDVRIWDGVRTQDEILTNIKNTDLDPASAGLVSHYKLNGDTLDSGPAGNHLNLTGGSWVREGLDIAENLVTVAGDDILIGGDGSDAFIWHADKVGTADNPANDIIKDFQRGLGGDVLDLSDVLIDEEHNALDQYLSFNFDNGDSTVEVRPQSGGDVTQTIKLEGVDLSVLGNTDAEIINSLINDGNLKLD, from the coding sequence TTGCTGGACCTGATCACCCTGAGCCGGATGGGCGACGTTAATACCCCGGCGGAGATCGGCGGCGTGGACACCGGTGCGATGACCGAGGACAGCGACGCGACCCTGACCGCCTCCGGTACCCTGACCATCAGTCACCCGGACAGTGGCCAGGCGCAGTTTGCCGCCGGCAGCTACAGCGGCCTGTACGGTACCGTGGCCCTGGATGCAGCGGGCAACTGGACCTACAGTGCCGATAACAGCCAGCCGGCCATCCAGTCCCTGGGCGACGGGGATACCCTCAGCGATACCGTGACTATCCAATCGGAGGGCGGCACCGACCATACCCTGACCCTCACCGTCACCGGCAGCAACGACGGGGCGGTAATCAGCGGCACCGACAGTGGCAGCGTCAGCGAAGACAGCGCCAGCATGCTGACGGTCTCCGGTGCCTTGTCAATCAGTGATGTGGATGCCGGTGAAGCACAGTTCACCGCCGGCACGATCAATGGCAGCTACGGTGACCTGACCCTCGATGCCAGCGGCAACTGGAGTTACAGCGCGGACAACAGCCAGCCGGCCATTCAATCACTGAACGACGGTGAGACCCTGAGCGACACCCTGACCGTGTACTCGCTGGACGGCACGGCTCATACGGTGACCATCACTGTCAACGGCCGTGATGACGCCCCGGATCCGGTGGTTACCGAAGAGACCGTTCTGTCGGTACTGGACTTTGAAGGTGGTGTGCTGGCCGAGGGCTGGAGCGATGCCAACGGGTCGGAAATTGTCACACTGGGTGGTCCTTATGGGGTCTCCCCCTACGAGGGCGAGTATGGCCTGGAGCTGGACAATGGCGCCGGTGGTACGCCGGATGCCCTGTACTATACGGTGGCAACCGGGCAGGGCCTCAGCCATAAAGTGAGCCTGCGGGTTCACGAACGTCCGGGCGGTGATGGCTCGGATCACGTGGAAGTGGTCTGGAACGGTGAGGTGCTCGAGACCATTAACCCGACCGATGCCTGGGGCGAGTATGTGGTGACCCTGCCGGATACCGGCCTGGCCAGTACCCAGCTGGCAATCCGTGAAGTGGCCGGTCAGGATGACGGGTCTGGCCCTCTGCTGGACCTGATCACCCTGAGCCGGGTGGACGTGGTTGAAAATGCCCCCCCTGAATTCATCCTGAACGGCGATACCTACGCCGGCCTGGTGCTGGACACCGAGCTGGTCAGCAATGGCGATTTCGCCACGGGCGATGACTGGACGCTGTCGGGAACCATCGACGTATCAGACGCCCTGCAGTTCGGTGGTGGTGGCGATTTCAGTGACGGGGTAGCCGAGCATGTCATGCCCGGATATCCGGATGTTAACTATGCCCTGAGCCTTGGCTACCGCTTGGGCGGCAACCCAACCGCGACCGGCCGGGTGGAGGTGATTGACCAGGCATCCGGTGACATACTGGTAACGGAGTCGTTCAGTACCGACTCCGATTCCCTGCAAACCCTGAACCTGGGGTTCACTGCCCAATCTGCGGGCAATATGGTCATCCGGATTTCGGATACCACCGAGCATGGCGCCGCTACGGACTTGTGGGTCGATAATGTCTCTGTGCAGGCCGCCAGCGCGGATAACCCGGAGCTGGCAACCGCAATAGCGAACGGTGATATCGAGGCTTATTTGACGCAACTGGCGATTGCCGAGGATGCCCAGCCTGGAACGGTGGTGGGTCAGGTACAGGCCAGTGATGCCGATGGCGATACGCTGACCTTCAGCCTGACCGATGATGCTGGCGGCCTGTTTGCCATTGATGGGGCAACCGGCGTCATTACCGTCGCCGGCGTGCTGGATTATGAGACGGCCAGCAGCCATCAGCTGACCGTGCGGGTGGCTGACCCGGCGGGAGCCTTCAGTGAGCAGCAATACAGCGTTTCGGTGGTGGATCAACATGAGGCACCGGATCCGGTGGTGGCCGAAGAGACTGTCCTGTCGGTACTGGACTTTGAAGGCGGTGTGCTGGCCGAGGGCTGGAGCGATGCCAACGGTTCCGAAATTGTCACACTGGGTGGTCCTTACGGGGTCTCCCCCTACGAGGGCGAGTATGGCCTGGAGCTGGATAATGGCGCCGGTGGTACGCCGGATGCCCTGTACTATACGGTGGCAACCGGGCAGGGCCTCAGCCATAAAGTGAGCCTGCGGGTTCACGAACGTCCGGGCGGTGATGGCTCGGATCACGTGGAAGTGGTCTGGAACGGTGAGGTACTCGAGACCATTAACCCGACTGATGCCTGGGGCGAGTATGTGGTGACCCTGCCGGATACCGGCCTGGCCAGTACCCAGCTGGCAATCCGTGAAGTGGCCGGTCAGGATGACGGGTCTGGCCCTCTGCTGGACCTGATCACCCTGAGCCGGGTGGACGTGGTTGAAAATGCCCCCCCTGAATTCATCCTGAACGGCGATACCTACGCCGGCCTGGTGCTGGACACCGAGCTGGTCAGCAATGGCGATTTCGCCACGGGCGATGACTGGACGCTGTCGGGAACCATCGACGTATCAGACGCCCTGCAGTTCGGTGGTGGTGGCGATTTCAGTGACGGGGTAGCCGAGCATGTCATGCCCGGATATCCGGATGTTAACTATGCCCTGAGCCTTGGCTACCGCTTGGGCGGCAACCCAACCGCGACCGGCCGGGTGGAGGTGATTGACCAGGCAACCGGTGACATACTGGCAACGGAGCCGTTCAGTACCGACTCCGATTCCCTGCAAACCCTGAGCCTCGGGTTCACTGCCCGGTCTGCGGGCAATATGGTCATCCGGATTTCGGATACCACCGAGCATGGCGCCGCTACGGACTTGTGGGTCGATAATGTCTCTGTGCAGGCCGCCAGCGCGGATAACCCGGAGCTGGCAACCGCAATAGCGAACGGTGACATCGAGGCTTATTTGACGCAACTGGCGATTGCCGAGGATGCCCAGCCCGGAACGGAGGTGGGTCAGGTACAGGCCAGTGATGCCGATGGCGATACGCTGACCTTCAGCCTGACCGATGATGCTGGCGGCCTGTTTGCCATTGATGGGGCAACCGGCGTCATTACCGTCGCCGGCGTGCTGGATTATGAGACGGCCAGCAGCCATCAGCTGACCGTGCGGGTGGCTGACCCGGCAGGTGCCTTCAGTGAGCAGCAATACAGCGTTTCGGTGGTGGATCAGAATGAGGCCCCCGATCCGGTAGTGGCCGAAGAGACCGTCCTGTCGGTACTGGACTTTGAAGGGGGTGTGCTGGCCGAGGGCTGGAGCGATGCCAACGGGTCGGAAATTGTCACACTGGGCGGTCCTTACGGGGTCTCCCCCTACGAGGGCGAGTATGGCCTGGAGCTGGATAATGGCGCCGGTGGTACGCCGGATGCCCTGTACTATACGGTGGCAACCGGGCAGGGCCTCAGCCATAAAGTGAGCCTGCGGGTTCACGAACGTCCGGACTATGATGGTACGGATCATGTGGAAGTGGTCTGGAACGGTGAGGTGCTCGAGACCATTAACCCGACCGATGCCTGGGGCGAGTATGTGGTGACCCTGCCGGATACCGGCCTGGCCAGTACCCAGCTGGCAATCCGTGAAGTGGCCGGTCAGGATGACGGGGGTGGCCCGCTGCTGGACCTGATCACCCTGAGCCGGGAAAACACCCCGCCGGAAATCATCCTGAATACCGATACTTACAACGGCCTGGTGCTGGACACTGAGCTGGTTAGCAATGGCCATTTTGCCACAGGCGATGACTGGACGCTGTCGGGAACCATCGACGTATCAGACGCCCTGCAGTTCGGTGGTGGTGGCGATTTCAGTGACGGGGTAGCCGAGCATGTCATGCCCGGATACCCGGATGTCAACTACGCCCTGAGCCTTGGCTACCACTTGGGCGGAAATCCAACCGCGACCGGCCAGGTGGAGGTGATTGACCAGGCATCCGGTGAAGTACTGGCAACGAAGTCGTTCAGTACTGACTCCGGTTCATTGCAAACCCTGAACCTGGGGTTCACTGCCCGGTCTGCGGGCAATATGGTCATCCGGATCTCGGATACCACCGAGCATGGCGCCGCTACGGACTTGTGGGTCGATAATGTCTCTGTGCAGGCCGCCAGCGCCGATAACCCGGAGCTGGCAACCGCAATAGCAAACGGTGACATCGAGGCTTATTTGACGCAACTGGCTATTGCCGAGGATGCCCAGCCCGGAACGGTGGTGGGTCAGGTACAGGCCAGTGATGCCGATGGCGATACGCTGACCTTCAGCCTGACCGATGATGCTGGCGGCCTGTTTGCCATTGATGGGGCAACCGGCGTCATTACCGTCGCCGGCGTGCTGGATAGTGAGACGGCCCGCAGCCATCAGCTGACCGTGAGGGTGGCTGACCCGGCAGGTGCCTTCAGTGAGCAGCAATACAGCGTTTCGGTGGTGGAGAACACTGCACCGGATCTGATTGTTCCTGATGATGGTGAGGTCATCCTTTCGGTATTGGACTTTGAAGGTGGTGTGCTGGCCAGCGGCTGGACCGATAACAACGGTTCCGAAATCATTACACTGGGCGATGCTTACGGAGGGACTTCCCCCTATGAGGGGGAGTATGCCCTGGAGCTGGATAATGGCGCCGGTGGTGCACCTGATGCTCTGTACTATACAGTGGCTACCGGACAGGGCCTCAATCATAAAGTGAGTCTCTGGATTGCGGAACGTCCGGGATATTATGACTCGGATCACGTGGAAGTGGTCTGGAACGGTGAGGTGCTCGAGACCATTGACCCGACCACTGACTGGGGCGAATATGTGGTTACCCTGCCGGATACCGGCCAGCTCAGTACCCAGCTGGAGATCCGTGAAAGGGGCAGCTGGATGAATGATGGAGCTGGCCCCCTGCTGGATTTTATCACCCTGAGCCGGGATGGCAGCATTGATGCGCCAGTCGCTCACCTGGGTGTTAGTACGGACATTTCGGTGCTGGACTTTGAAGGTGCTGTGCTGGCTGAGGGTTGGACCACTAACAACGGTGCCGATATCAGCCCAATGGCCGCTGGGGAAAACCCCGACTACAGTTACGGGGTCGGGATCTTCCCCTATGAGGGAGGGCATGCCCTGGAGCTGGATAATGACGGTGGTGGTACGCCGGATGCCCTGTATTACACAGTGGATACCAGTCAGGGCGTCAGTCATAAATTGAGTCTTTGGCTCAGGGCGCGCCCGGGATATGGTGACTCGGATCATGTAGAAGTGGTCTGGAACGGTGAGGTGCTTGAGACCTTTGACCCGAGCATTGTTGGCTGGGGCGAGCATGTGATCACCCTGCCGGATACCGGCCTGGCCAGTACCCAGCTGGAAATCCGTGAAGTGGCCGACCAGAATGATGGGGTTGGCCCCCTGGTGGATCTGGTCACCCTGAACCGGGTGGGCATTGACGAAAACGCGCAGCCTGGCACCGTTGTGGGTCAGGTGCTGGGTACTGATGTTGACGGTGACTCCCTGACCTATAGCCTGATAGACGATGCCGGCGGGTTGTTTGCCATTGGTGCGTCAACCGGCGTGATTACCGTCGCTAATGCGCTGGATTATGAGACCGCCACCAGTCATCAGTTGACCGTGCGGGTAACCGACCCGTTTGGTGCTTCCGGTGAGCAGGTTTATGTCGTGCCCGTGTTGGATGACCATAACACCGCACCGGATCTGGTTGTGGCTGATGAGATCATCATTTCGAGACTGGGCTTTGAAGGTGGTGTGCTGGCAGAGGGCTGGACCGATGCCAACGGTTCCGAAATTGTGTCACTTGCCGGGGGCAACCCTTACGGTATTCACTACTATGAGGGAGAACATGGCCTGGAGCTGGATAACGGCGCCGGTGGTACCCCGGATGCCCTGTACTATACGGTGGCTACCGGGCAGGGCTTCAGTCATAAGGTGAGTCTCCACGTTCATGAACGTCCGGGATATGATGGAACGGATCATGTGGAAGTGGTCTGGAATGGAGAGGTGGTTGAGACCATTAACCCGACCAATAGCTGGGACGAGTATGTGGTTACCTTGCCGGATACCGGGCTGGACAGTACCCAGCTGGAGATACGTGAAGCCGGCGATCAGAATGATGGGGGGGGCCCCATGCTGGATCTGATTACCGTGAGCCGGGTGGGCAGCACTGATCAGACAGCGGCTCTCCTGGATTCAGGTACAAATATTTCGATAATGGACTTTGAAGGTGGTGCACTGGCAGCGGGCTGGTATGATCATAACGGTTCCGAAATTGTGTCAATGGGCGCGGGCAATCCTTACGGTGTTTCCTCCCATGAGGGAGGACATGGTCTGGAGCTGGATAATGGCAGCGGTGGTTTAGCAGATGGCATGTACTATTTGGTGGATACCGGGCAGGGCGTCAGTCATAAACTGAGTCTCTGGGTCCACGAACGTCCGGGATATGATGGATCGGATCATGTCGAAGTGGTCTGGAACAATGTGGTGATTGAGACTATTGACCCGACCAATAGCTGGGGCGAGTATGTGTTCATCTTGCCGGATACCGGCCTGGCCAGAACCCAGCTGGAGATCCGTGAAGTGGAAGGGCAAGATGATGGGGGGGGGCCCCTGCTGGATCTGATTACCCTGAGCAAGTTAGGCATTGAGGAAAACGCACAGCCCGGGACCATTGTGGGTTATGTGCAGGGCAGTGATGTTGAGGGTGATTCCCTGACCTACAGCCTGACAGACGATGTCGGCGGGGTGTTTGCCATTGATGCGTCAACCGGCGTGATTACCGTTGCTGGCAAGCTCGATTATGAGACCGCCACCAGCTATGAGTTGACTGTGCGGGTGACCGATTCGGTCGGTGATTTCAGTGAGCAGGTGTATGTTGTGCCTGTGATTGACGACCAGAACATCGCACCGGATCTGATTGTTCCTGATGAAACCATCATTTCAGTATTGGGCTTTGAAGGCGGTGTACTGGCCGAGGGCTGGACCGATGCCAATGGTTCCGAAATTGTCTCCCTGGAGGGCCCTTATGGTGCTTCCAATTATGAGGGAAGGCATGGCCTGGAGCTGGATAACGGCGCAGGTGGTACCCCGGATGCCCTGTACTATACGGTGAATACCGGGCAGGGCCTCAGTCATAAACTGAGTCTCCGGGTTCATGAACGTCCGGGATATGATGGAACGGATCATGTGGAAGTGGTCTGGAACGGTGAGGTGGTCGAGACCATTAACCCCACCTCTGGCTGGGGCGAGTATATGGTCACCTTGCCGGATACCGGCCTGGCCAGTACCCAGCTGGAGATCCGTGAAGTGGCCGACCAGAATGACGGGGGTGGCCCCCTGCTGGATTTGATCACCCTGAGCCAGATAGGCGGCACTGATCAGACAGCAGCTCTCCTGGATGTAGGTACAAATATTTCGATACTGGACTTTGAGGGTGGTGTGCTGGCAGATGGCTGGACCGATGCCAATGGTTCTGAAATCAGTCAACTGAGCGGACCTCACGGGGCCTCCCCCTATGAGGGGGGGCATGGTCTGGAGCTGGATTATGGCAGCGGTGGTTCGCCAGACGCCCTGTATTATACATTAGAGACCGGACAGGGCCTCAATCATAAACTAAGTCTCTGGATTCACGAACGCCCGGGATATGATGGATCGGATCATGTGGAAGTGGTCTGGAATGGTGCGGTGGTCGAGACCATTGACCCGTCCAATAGCTGGGGCGAATATGTGGTCACTTTGCCGGATACCGGCCTGGCCAGTACTCAGCTGGAGATCCGTGAAGTGGCTGGTCAGAATGATGGGGGTGGCCCACTGCTGGATATGGTCACCCTGAGCCGGGAGGGTATTGCTGAAAACGCTCGGCCTGGTACCGTTGTGGGTCAGGTGCAGGGCAGTGATCCTGAAGGAGGCTCCATGACCTACAGCCTGACAGACGATGCCGACGGGTTGTTTGCCATTGATGCGTCAACCGGCGAGATTACCGTTGCTGGCGCACTGGATTATGAGACCGCCCCACGCCATCAGCTGAACGTACGGGTGACGGATTCGGCCGGTGACTTCAGTGAGCAGCAATATGCTGTTGTGGTGGCTCAGGAAAGTAATGATCGGTCTCTGGCTTTGAATGGCACTACAGGGCAATATGCGAGCACTCATGTGGATAATTTGCCATCGTCGGCTATAACGGTTGAGATGTGGATTAAACCCGGAACTGCCTCCTATTATGAGACTCTGATGAGTTGGCAAAATATCAACAAAGGTCCTCAACTGCAGATCATTGCGAAACCGGTTGATAATGAAATCGCCCTGGAAATTGATGCGCTCAGACACAACTTCAGCTTGCCCGATGTGTTTGATGGTAACTGGCACCACTTGGCTTTGAGTGTTGATATGAATTCCCGGGCCATTAAGACGTATCTGGATGGTGCATTGGTGAATAACTCAGACTTACCGCCGGGCGAATCTCTCAGCACTGGCGATCTGAACGGTGAGAGCTTGTATCTGGGGCAATCACCCATGATACATTTTCCTTCGAGTTATGCCCCTCGGGAGAACCATTCCTACTCCGGTGAAATGAAGGATGTTCGTATTTGGGATGGGGTGCGTACTCAGGATGAAATTCTGACAAACATAAAAAATACTGACCTGGACCCTGCCTCAGCCGGTTTAGTGAGTCATTACAAACTCAATGGCGATACCCTGGACAGCGGCCCCGCTGGCAATCATCTGAATTTGACCGGTGGTAGCTGGGTGAGAGAAGGTTTAGACATCGCTGAAAATCTTGTCACCGTAGCCGGCGATGATATTCTGATAGGTGGCGACGGCAGTGATGCTTTTATCTGGCATGCGGATAAGGTGGGAACGGCAGACAATCCGGCCAATGATATCATC